The following are encoded in a window of Acropora muricata isolate sample 2 chromosome 6, ASM3666990v1, whole genome shotgun sequence genomic DNA:
- the LOC136919241 gene encoding ribosomal L1 domain-containing protein 1-like isoform X1 yields MEEDSKKRRKAESQVDVKQVEQAVAALLKYVSTKEEKPNPFKEHDNIMLILALKKIPEKGKKPKKIRLPHSLHSDKVGICLFAKDKNYSEMKTMLKENDVPVNKVIPYKKLKKKYYSFEAKRNLCALYDVFLCDEAIYHLLPQVLGKTFFSRKKYPVPIDLSESRLSVKQQIAGVIKCSLLLLGHGTCSAIKVAHTRQIAEEAVENVVAAVAEITKIVPQGWSNIQSLNLKTTDSVALPIYNSLPDNSSVAETSEPPKKKKKKKEE; encoded by the exons ATGGAGGAGGACTCAAAGAAGAGACGTAAAGCTGAAAGCCAAGTCGACGTAAAACAG GTTGAACAAGCTGTTGCAGCTCTATTGAAGTATGTCAGCACAAAGGAAGAAAAACCGAACCCCTTTAAAGAACATGATAACATCATGCTGATTTTAGCTTTGAAGAAAATTCCTGAGAAAGGAAAGAAACCTAAAAAGAT ACGCTTGCCACATTCTTTGCATTCAGACAAGGTTGGAATATGTTTGTTTGCAAAGGACAAAAATTATTCTGAAATGAAGACCatgttgaaagaaaatgatgtCCCAGTTAACAAG GTGATTCCTTACAAGAAGCTCAAGAAGAAGTATTATTCGTTTGAAGCCAAAAGAAATCTTTGTGCTTTATATGATGTGTTCTTATGTGATGAAGCAATCTACCATTTGCTACCACAAGTTCTCGGGAAGACATTTTTCTCAAGGAAAAA GTATCCAGTTCCAATTGATTTAAGCGAAAGCAGGCTGAGCGTAAAGCAGCAAATAGCTGGAGTTATTAAGTGCTCTCTTTTACTTCTTGGACACGGGACTTGCAG TGCAATCAAGGTCGCTCATACGCGACAGATAGCCGAAGAAGCTGTTGAAAATGTCGTTGCCGCAGTAGCGGAAATCACTAAGATTGTTCCCCAGGGCTGGTCAAACATTCAGTCCCTAAATCTTAAGACGACTGACTCTGTCGCACTACCAATCTACAACTCTTTGCCTGACAACTCTTCTGTTGCGGAAACTTCGGAGCCgccgaagaaaaaaaagaagaaaaaggaagagtAG
- the LOC136919241 gene encoding ribosomal L1 domain-containing protein 1-like isoform X2, whose protein sequence is MVFNAMIEVEQAVAALLKYVSTKEEKPNPFKEHDNIMLILALKKIPEKGKKPKKIRLPHSLHSDKVGICLFAKDKNYSEMKTMLKENDVPVNKVIPYKKLKKKYYSFEAKRNLCALYDVFLCDEAIYHLLPQVLGKTFFSRKKYPVPIDLSESRLSVKQQIAGVIKCSLLLLGHGTCSAIKVAHTRQIAEEAVENVVAAVAEITKIVPQGWSNIQSLNLKTTDSVALPIYNSLPDNSSVAETSEPPKKKKKKKEE, encoded by the exons ATGGTTTTTAATGCGATGATCgag GTTGAACAAGCTGTTGCAGCTCTATTGAAGTATGTCAGCACAAAGGAAGAAAAACCGAACCCCTTTAAAGAACATGATAACATCATGCTGATTTTAGCTTTGAAGAAAATTCCTGAGAAAGGAAAGAAACCTAAAAAGAT ACGCTTGCCACATTCTTTGCATTCAGACAAGGTTGGAATATGTTTGTTTGCAAAGGACAAAAATTATTCTGAAATGAAGACCatgttgaaagaaaatgatgtCCCAGTTAACAAG GTGATTCCTTACAAGAAGCTCAAGAAGAAGTATTATTCGTTTGAAGCCAAAAGAAATCTTTGTGCTTTATATGATGTGTTCTTATGTGATGAAGCAATCTACCATTTGCTACCACAAGTTCTCGGGAAGACATTTTTCTCAAGGAAAAA GTATCCAGTTCCAATTGATTTAAGCGAAAGCAGGCTGAGCGTAAAGCAGCAAATAGCTGGAGTTATTAAGTGCTCTCTTTTACTTCTTGGACACGGGACTTGCAG TGCAATCAAGGTCGCTCATACGCGACAGATAGCCGAAGAAGCTGTTGAAAATGTCGTTGCCGCAGTAGCGGAAATCACTAAGATTGTTCCCCAGGGCTGGTCAAACATTCAGTCCCTAAATCTTAAGACGACTGACTCTGTCGCACTACCAATCTACAACTCTTTGCCTGACAACTCTTCTGTTGCGGAAACTTCGGAGCCgccgaagaaaaaaaagaagaaaaaggaagagtAG